The DNA segment aacattttggcatgtataggctaatatgtatttgtttgaactttgatatgtatacttctagccatgcgaatatggcttaaatactaagtttgaatttggttatatTTAATCATGGTATAATTTGTCTTGGCTATAATGTTTAATGCTATtaatgaatgataaatatatatatctataaaaattatacatatgcTTGAGGGTTGATAATGCTAAGAAATCTTGACTATGTGTTTTTGGGGTGGTTCGATTATGACACATTTATATAAGTGATTAATTGCAACGTGGCTATTGTATATGATCTTAGTATCTAAATTGAGATAGCATAATGGGTCGTCCGGTTATTTCTGAACATAACATGCAatcatatgatatggttgttataTGATGTAAACTTATGTAATAGTTTTGATTGAACTTGATAATGATTAACTATGTGTTCCGGCTATGTATGAATAAGGATCGTATATGGGGTATAATgaattatgcattattaaagatGAACTTAACGCAATGAAGGTGATAGAAGTAAATGCATGGAAATTTTACGAATAAGTATTTGCTTCGGTAATATCTCGTAACCCATTCCAGCGATggaaacgggttaggggtgttacattaagttttgatatttcacctcttaattaaaaacttatttagtcacaaagtcattccactatagtatcatgactgagctctccccaatgtcataccattacgaaagcaactaaacagtactcatccaatgaccttgtcataagtatgttaccctcatagaatatccttgatctctttgggatagtattcattctcccaatatgattctattttatctcatggtaaccattatatcttccttcatgacaagtcaattactatcaattaATGATCAAGTCTTCCATCACAAAGACAGATGACTtatgaccacgtttacttttcatcaaccatgtaatgccaacaagaggatattatttacctatgttttgggctatgaatttcactattgtgaatgatgctaaaaactataaaagtcgtacacccaacacacCATTTTTCGTTTCATAATCTACTTGAAATatagcttttacttacatcataGTGTACGTGTCACGCatatatagtccatcatccactcaggatttaggtatatcacactataaatgtcacaagtgaataaatccataaatggatgcTTGGTTCATGTCCAATGTATTGTTAGTCCAGtaagtcacatctatgtctctatgtTCTAGGAGTCATCTGatctgatgcccaagacaaggcatttCCCCAACTAGACTTGATATACGACATATTAAcctttcaatcgatttgctcagTTTCAATTGGACTAAAGACATGTTcatttactaatataagttgccTTTTCGTACTATGATCTGACCATGTAATATCACTTAGTTTTAGTTCAACATTTAGACAACCAGCGAGCAACATATGCTTCCATTTTGCTTCGGGTGAAAAAACCATGTAAGAACAattgtataaattatattaatgtaattactgaatttgttttattaaccaatctgattgaaaaaattaaaagtgtgtattgacgaaaatactacatGTATGGCACCAGATCAAACACTCAGAACATACTAGACATTTGTAAGTGTGATTTAAGTTTCATTTTATGAGAGATGATCACTATGCATATACTAATTCTTCTTATATTACTTGTTTCACTATTAAAGTTAGGACTAAGATTTCAAATGAAAAAATATCCTTTGATATTTGGTATTGTGGAAAGGATTATGCTTAATGGAGAAACATTTATGTTGTCTttgtagtttaatttattttgttcttGTGAAAATAATATAGATAGTGTAACCTGCTGCCATTAGTTAGATGTGTTTTTGCTGCTAAAAAAATAATCTGTGATGGTTTAATATAGGCTTGCATTTGTGTGGTAGATATCTAAGTGATACTACAACAATGAATTCACTTTAATgaaaacttttaacaatttatgtTCACTAGCCAAAAACCAGATGGTGTTTGTTTTGTAGATGTCGCAACTAAGAAACTATCTTTCTTTTAACATGCAGAATACTAGTTACCTATCTGACAAAAGGTTATAGTTTTGACCCTGGAACTATAGTCTCTACttaattgtgattttttttctttttgtacagCTGAAGTTTTATGATTGGGTAATTTTTATTTacacaattaataataaaatagaaaaagtatGCATAAACTAATTCAAGCATTTTTTAGGTTAATTAGTTTGTTATTCACTCATTTTTTTTAGCATGGGTGTGTTCTTTCTAAATCTCTAATAGTAGGGAGAAGATGTTGCCTCTTGTTGAGCTTGTTTGCGCAGTGAACTTCTAGTTTCAAACTATTTTTCATTGTTTGTATGAACCAAACCAAAAGTTGTCATGTCTTTGTTACCTGATTGCTATGGGGATAGCTAGAACACAGGTTCGTGTGCATGCATAGTTTTATTTAATGATGATATGATTCTAACAAGCTTGGATGtgtttatcttcttatttttgctCACATATTTTGATGCAATTTAGTATCCTATGTGATATACATGCCATCTGATCTTATCCTATTACATTTAATGCATCAACAGACATGAGCATTGGATAAATCTCTCCTCATGATGTGAGCTCAAATATCATGTTTATCATTGAAATATATCCATGTACGTATTAAAGTTTAAGGATAGTTATGTTGAAATAGGTAGAGAAGACGATTTAGACATATGTGTGATGGGCATGATTATAAAAAAAGGGATATGTATAAGTAATATGCTTATGACATTTTAAGAATCTCACGATTCTCTAATTTATGATCACAACCTTCAGCTTTCTTACGATTCATTGATTCACGATCTCGACCTTCAACTTTCTTAGGTCCGTTGATTTACGATCACGACCTTTGAATTTCTTACGGTCTACTAATTCATGATCACGACGTTTGACTTTTTATGGTCCATTGATTTACGATCATGACCTTTGGCTTTCTTACGATTCGTTGAATCACGATCATGACCTTTGACTTTCTTACAGTCCATTGATTTATGATCACGACCATTGGCTTTCTTACAGCCCGTTGATTTATGATCACAATCTTCTACTTTCTTACGGTCTGTTAATTTACGATCATGACCTTCTTCTTTCTTATTGTCCACTGATTTACAATCGCGACCTTCGGCTTTCTTACGGTCTATTGATTTAAGAACACGACCTTCGGCTTTCTTATGGTCCATTAATTTACAATCATGACCTTCGGCTTTCTTACGGTTTGTTGATTTACGATCACGAACTTCAACTTTGTTACGATCTGCTGATTTATGATCATGACCTTCGACTTTCTTATGGTTCACTGATATATGATCATGACCTTCAAATTTCTTATAGTCCGTTGATTTACAATCACGACCTTCAACTTTCTTACAGTCCATTTATTTATGGTCGTAACCTTCAGCTTTCTCATCGTCCGTTGATTTAAGATCATGACCATCAGCTTTCTTACTGTCTGCTGATTTACAATCACAACCTTTGGCTTTCTTATGGTCCCTTGATTTACAATCACGACCTTTTGCTTTCTTACAATCCACAAATTTACGATCACGAACTTTATTTTTCCAATAGTTCATTGATTTACGATCACGACTGTCACTTTTAAAGCTTGTTGGTTTACGATCATGACTTTAGTTCATTGATTTACGATCATGAACACTTAATAAAGACTTCACCGATTTATGATCGCGAATCCACTTAAACTGTTTGCCGGTTTACAATCACGACTATCATTTTTAAACCTCATTGATTTACGATCACAACTtcattttatt comes from the Gossypium hirsutum isolate 1008001.06 chromosome A06, Gossypium_hirsutum_v2.1, whole genome shotgun sequence genome and includes:
- the LOC107939154 gene encoding putative uncharacterized protein DDB_G0292636; this encodes MDCKKVEGRDCKSTDYKKFEGHDHISVNHKKVEGHDHKSADRNKVEVRDRKSTNRKKAEGHDCKLMDHKKAEGRVLKSIDRKKAEGRDCKSVDNKKEEGHDRKLTDRKKVEDCDHKSTGCKKANGRDHKSMDCKKVKGHDRDSTNRKKAKGHDRKSMDHKKSNVVIMN